A single Polyangia bacterium DNA region contains:
- a CDS encoding ArsA family ATPase encodes MSDLFDRKLLVIAGKGGVGKTTVAAALAVAASRRGKRVLIAQTDAVERLSKMFGRREAIGSNVVTVAPAIDAVNMTPKSALHEYGLMVLRYETVYRALFENRAVRGFLSAIPGLDAYAMLGKTWWHTTELQNGRPRYDLVILDGPATGHAVLMLRIPQAILDTLPKGPLTNDAAAARELLSDPARAALVIVTLPEELPVREAIELAHTARTSLQVPLGPLVVNALPSDALLDATVRATLNQVLPPTGDDALDATLRLGTSVRAHRQTAEQMLTRLRDNPGLPLLTLPRLPTIDLGPADLGLLAERFTD; translated from the coding sequence ATGAGCGATCTTTTCGATCGCAAGCTGCTGGTCATCGCGGGCAAGGGCGGCGTGGGAAAAACCACCGTCGCCGCGGCGCTGGCGGTGGCGGCCAGCCGGCGCGGCAAGCGCGTCTTGATCGCCCAGACCGACGCGGTCGAACGCCTGAGCAAAATGTTCGGTCGCCGCGAGGCAATTGGTTCTAATGTCGTCACCGTGGCCCCCGCCATCGACGCCGTGAACATGACGCCGAAAAGCGCGCTGCACGAATACGGCCTGATGGTCCTGCGCTATGAGACGGTCTACCGCGCCCTGTTCGAGAACCGAGCGGTGCGCGGTTTCCTGTCGGCCATCCCCGGCCTCGACGCGTACGCCATGCTGGGCAAGACCTGGTGGCACACCACCGAGCTGCAAAACGGACGGCCTCGCTATGATCTGGTGATCCTCGACGGGCCGGCCACTGGTCACGCGGTGCTGATGTTGCGCATTCCGCAGGCCATCCTGGACACGCTGCCGAAGGGGCCGCTGACCAATGACGCCGCCGCCGCCCGCGAGCTGCTGTCCGATCCCGCGCGCGCCGCCCTGGTGATCGTCACCTTGCCCGAGGAACTGCCGGTGCGCGAGGCCATCGAGCTGGCCCACACCGCCCGCACCAGCCTGCAGGTGCCGCTCGGCCCGCTGGTGGTGAACGCCCTGCCATCGGATGCGCTGCTCGACGCCACCGTGCGCGCCACGTTGAACCAGGTGTTGCCGCCCACCGGCGACGACGCGCTGGACGCCACCTTGCGCCTTGGCACCAGCGTGCGCGCGCACCGCCAGACCGCCGAGCAGATGCTGACTCGCCTGCGCGACAACCCGGGCTTGCCGCTTTTGACCTTGCCGCGTTTGCCAACCATCGACCTTGGCCCCGCCGACCTGGGCCTTCTCGCCGAGCGCTTCACCGACTAG
- a CDS encoding amidohydrolase family protein: MPDISLDLVLRGGTLVTAEGRQSADLGIKGETVAQIGGAMTGRREIDARGALVLPGGVDPHVHLHVEDVDPGDVMWADDYTSGSQAALAGGITTVGNMAFALPWESLQDRVVAETAAIVREAIADVFFHLAVTCPTDETAGQVAACVAAGHRSMKFFMCMPSFEPSARHHAAIMKATGEAGGVTLIHCEDLPIIECCTAMLAHQHRTTLRAYAESRPPAAETIATERAIEMCRTTGCPTYIVHLSSARALDLCRQARAQGLPVFVETRPLYLFLTAERYHDSDGALYTAQPPLRGPADIEALWQGLVDGSIDAIGSDHAPWTRAHKIDPAQTVQTARPGVAELDTMLPLLFTEGVGKQRISVERFVALTATNPARIFGLYPQKGTIAVGSDADLAVWETSRRRLLSNDQLFSRAGHSVYAGREITAWPRTTVRRGQIVFDDGQVLAAAGSGRAVNSLRAR; the protein is encoded by the coding sequence GTGCCAGACATCTCCCTCGATCTCGTGTTGCGTGGCGGGACGCTGGTCACCGCGGAGGGACGGCAGAGCGCTGACCTCGGGATCAAAGGCGAAACCGTCGCCCAGATTGGCGGCGCCATGACCGGTCGCCGCGAGATCGACGCCCGCGGCGCGCTGGTGCTTCCGGGCGGTGTCGATCCGCATGTTCACCTGCACGTCGAAGACGTCGATCCCGGCGACGTGATGTGGGCCGACGATTACACCAGCGGATCGCAAGCGGCGCTGGCCGGGGGCATCACCACCGTCGGCAACATGGCCTTCGCCCTGCCCTGGGAGTCGCTGCAGGACCGGGTGGTGGCCGAGACCGCCGCCATCGTCCGCGAAGCCATCGCCGACGTGTTCTTTCACCTGGCCGTCACCTGCCCCACCGACGAGACCGCCGGCCAGGTCGCGGCCTGCGTCGCCGCCGGCCACCGCAGCATGAAGTTCTTCATGTGCATGCCGTCGTTCGAACCGTCGGCGCGCCACCATGCCGCCATCATGAAGGCCACCGGTGAGGCCGGCGGCGTCACCCTCATTCATTGCGAGGATCTGCCGATCATCGAGTGCTGCACGGCGATGCTGGCGCACCAGCACCGCACCACCCTGCGCGCCTACGCCGAAAGCCGCCCGCCCGCCGCCGAGACCATCGCCACCGAACGCGCCATCGAGATGTGTCGGACCACCGGATGCCCGACGTACATCGTGCACCTGTCGTCGGCGCGCGCGCTGGACCTGTGCCGCCAGGCGCGGGCGCAGGGCTTGCCGGTGTTCGTGGAGACGCGCCCGCTTTATCTGTTTCTCACCGCCGAGCGCTATCACGACAGCGACGGCGCCCTTTACACCGCGCAGCCGCCCTTGCGCGGCCCGGCGGACATCGAAGCCTTGTGGCAAGGTTTGGTGGACGGCAGCATCGACGCCATCGGCAGCGACCACGCGCCTTGGACCCGCGCCCACAAGATCGATCCAGCGCAGACCGTGCAGACCGCTCGCCCTGGCGTGGCCGAGCTCGACACCATGCTGCCGCTGCTGTTCACCGAAGGGGTGGGCAAACAACGAATCTCCGTCGAGCGTTTTGTCGCCCTGACCGCCACCAACCCGGCCCGCATTTTTGGCCTTTACCCACAAAAAGGCACCATCGCGGTCGGCAGCGACGCCGATCTGGCGGTGTGGGAGACCAGTCGTCGACGCCTCCTCAGTAACGACCAGCTATTCTCCCGTGCTGGCCACAGCGTCTACGCCGGCCGCGAGATCACCGCCTGGCCGCGCACCACGGTCCGCCGCGGCCAGATCGTCTTCGACGACGGCCAGGTGCTGGCCGCCGCCGGCAGCGGTCGCGCTGTCAATTCGCTGCGTGCGCGCTGA
- a CDS encoding DUF5916 domain-containing protein, whose product MLSLSLLPLAWLAAAADPDLAAVPHLNAVRTAQPPVIDGRLDDPAWKTAQASQHFVQNFPSEGQPPSEKTTLRVLYDDEALYVAFDCEQRRSPIAQRLTRRDQDSESDWVQLQLDTRRDGKNAFIFAVNVSGVIADGTLRNQSVISLDWDEVWEARTALTDHGWSAELRLPLRILRFDAHLPVQSWGMQASRIMSSVGEGDQWALIPRSVSDWVARFGRLDDLRDLKRGGTIELRPFVTARAERQDGSAQIQSRGFGLVRPSLRDAPAGLDLKWHLTQGLTLDAAALPEFGQVEADRLILNLTNYETFLPEKRPLFVEGAEYLTTSQEDAAAAAPDTFPNRVFYSRRIGSAPPLPLSLNDGEHLTAAPQPSTIDVAAKLTGQIGSGVSVGALSALTNENRVSSDQRAALVVAPATSFNVLRLRREFGAGHLGLIATGTTRFEVAPDASAAPPPCPDSNTPTSAGRCFHDAYVAGADGLVRFGGGLYSLSGQVIGSRIVDGPERTLADGTLIGPGASGLGSWARVAKEGGAHLVWNLEYAGHSRRVDYNDVGFMARQNLHELKAAVEYRNLTPTDRTREQHLRLDAGSRYSLDGLDLGKRAQLTSTVMFQNFWIVSAGAGFLAARQDDREIGEQGALLPGSRASLERAHAWILHAEVDTDFRRRLVAWTGGDAQLLENGWSIDAWSSLAAHPLPQFDLGLDLNFTDATGEPRFATTECSGSADAPMAPTPMACDPDRQRYVFGRLTAKSAGAILRANYTFTRQLTLQTYAQLFLASGHYTDLRRLPATSGAISLADIAAAPTSTVAQASADFERAAVNISVVLRWEYRLGSTLYLIYARSQLPTVDSLYGPIGDLHLSALRHGGAADVILFKLSYWWAN is encoded by the coding sequence ATGTTGTCGTTGTCGCTCTTGCCGCTGGCCTGGCTCGCCGCCGCCGCCGATCCTGACCTTGCCGCCGTGCCACACTTGAACGCCGTGCGCACCGCGCAGCCGCCGGTGATCGACGGCCGCCTGGACGATCCGGCGTGGAAGACCGCGCAGGCATCTCAGCACTTCGTGCAAAATTTCCCCTCCGAAGGCCAGCCGCCGTCGGAGAAAACCACTCTCCGCGTGCTTTACGACGACGAGGCGCTGTATGTGGCCTTCGATTGTGAACAGCGCCGGTCGCCGATCGCGCAGCGTCTGACCCGCCGCGATCAGGATTCGGAAAGCGACTGGGTGCAGCTGCAGCTTGACACCCGCCGCGATGGAAAGAACGCGTTCATCTTCGCCGTCAACGTCTCGGGCGTGATCGCTGACGGGACCTTGCGAAATCAGTCGGTGATCTCGCTGGACTGGGATGAGGTGTGGGAGGCGCGCACGGCGCTGACCGATCACGGCTGGTCGGCCGAGTTGCGCCTCCCGCTGCGCATCCTGCGCTTTGACGCTCACCTGCCGGTGCAGAGCTGGGGCATGCAAGCCAGCCGCATCATGTCCAGCGTCGGCGAAGGCGATCAATGGGCTTTGATCCCGCGCTCGGTTTCGGATTGGGTGGCGCGTTTTGGGCGTCTGGACGACCTGCGCGATCTCAAGCGCGGCGGCACCATCGAGCTGCGTCCATTCGTCACCGCCCGAGCCGAGCGCCAGGACGGCAGCGCGCAGATCCAGAGCCGCGGCTTCGGCCTGGTGCGCCCCAGCCTGCGTGACGCGCCCGCCGGCCTGGATCTGAAGTGGCACCTCACCCAGGGCCTGACGCTGGACGCGGCCGCCCTGCCCGAGTTCGGACAGGTCGAGGCTGACCGTCTGATCTTGAACCTGACCAACTACGAAACCTTCTTGCCGGAGAAGCGACCGCTGTTCGTGGAAGGCGCCGAGTATCTAACCACTTCGCAGGAAGATGCCGCGGCGGCGGCGCCCGACACGTTTCCCAACCGGGTGTTCTACTCGCGCCGCATCGGCAGCGCGCCGCCGTTGCCCCTGTCGCTGAACGACGGCGAACACCTGACGGCCGCCCCGCAGCCGTCGACCATCGACGTCGCGGCCAAGCTGACCGGACAGATCGGCAGCGGGGTGTCTGTCGGCGCGCTTTCGGCGCTGACCAACGAAAACCGCGTCAGCAGCGACCAGCGGGCGGCGCTGGTCGTGGCCCCCGCCACCAGCTTCAATGTGCTGCGCCTGCGCCGCGAGTTCGGCGCCGGGCACCTCGGCCTCATCGCCACCGGGACCACTCGCTTTGAAGTCGCGCCCGACGCCAGCGCGGCGCCGCCGCCCTGTCCCGACAGCAACACGCCCACCTCCGCTGGCCGCTGTTTCCACGACGCTTACGTGGCCGGGGCCGATGGTCTGGTGCGTTTCGGCGGCGGGCTTTACTCGCTGTCCGGGCAGGTGATCGGCTCGCGCATCGTCGATGGACCAGAGCGCACGCTGGCCGACGGAACGTTGATCGGCCCGGGCGCGTCGGGCCTGGGAAGTTGGGCGCGGGTGGCCAAAGAAGGCGGCGCGCACCTGGTGTGGAACCTGGAATATGCGGGCCACAGCCGCCGCGTGGACTACAACGACGTCGGCTTCATGGCCCGGCAAAACCTGCACGAGCTCAAGGCCGCCGTCGAGTACCGCAATCTCACGCCCACCGACCGCACGCGCGAGCAGCATCTGCGCCTGGACGCCGGCAGCCGCTATTCGCTGGACGGCCTGGACCTGGGCAAGCGCGCCCAGCTGACCAGCACCGTGATGTTTCAAAATTTCTGGATCGTGTCGGCGGGTGCCGGCTTTCTGGCGGCGCGCCAGGACGATCGGGAGATCGGCGAGCAAGGCGCGCTTCTGCCCGGCAGCCGCGCTTCGCTGGAGCGGGCGCACGCTTGGATCCTGCACGCCGAAGTGGACACCGATTTTCGCCGGCGGCTGGTGGCGTGGACCGGCGGCGATGCGCAGCTATTAGAGAACGGCTGGTCGATCGACGCGTGGAGCAGCTTGGCCGCGCACCCGCTGCCGCAGTTCGACCTCGGCCTGGACCTGAACTTCACCGACGCCACCGGCGAGCCGCGCTTCGCCACCACCGAATGCAGCGGCAGCGCCGACGCGCCGATGGCGCCCACGCCGATGGCGTGCGATCCAGACAGGCAGCGCTATGTCTTTGGCCGCCTCACCGCCAAGAGCGCGGGCGCCATCCTGCGCGCCAACTACACCTTCACTCGTCAGCTGACACTGCAGACGTACGCCCAGCTTTTCCTCGCCTCCGGGCACTACACCGATCTGCGCCGCCTGCCCGCGACCAGCGGCGCCATCAGCCTGGCGGACATCGCTGCGGCGCCGACCAGCACGGTGGCGCAGGCCAGCGCCGACTTTGAACGGGCGGCGGTGAACATCAGCGTCGTCCTGCGCTGGGAGTATCGGCTGGGTTCGACCTTGTATCTCATCTATGCGCGCTCGCAGCTGCCGACGGTGGACTCGCTTTACGGGCCGATCGGCGATCTGCACCTGTCCGCCCTGCGGCACGGCGGCGCCGCCGACGTCATCCTGTTCAAGCTGTCGTACTGGTGGGCCAACTAA